The genomic stretch TCGGGTAATGTATGATAGTTTGGAGTATTACctgcacaaaaacaaacagacatgcACATGTAGATATCTGAAAAGTTTGGAAGCCATGAAAAATTAATTAGTTTTTTAGTTTATaagttattttttacttttaaatttgagattataattacatttgtacctctcttttctcccccagcCCTGCCATATACcactccctgctctccttcaaattcatggtctctttttccaCTAATTATtattgcatacatacatgtatttgtatatacatacatgttccTAACTATAACCagctcagtccatataatgttactggtatgtatgttttcagggctaccCTTTTGTTAAAACCAGTTGTGTGcttttccctagggaagactgCCTCTTCTGCTTCAAGCTTTCTTCAGTTACCATATTTCTTGgtgtagagttgaggcctcatgggcttttctccatccagtttggcatgttcTTTGGTGTCATGTTTGTTTAACTCAGGTTTTggtggtcatgttggtgagacttcatgggtataGCCTCTGAAATTattaggagacataatctcataGCAAAACTCCCTATCCTCTGGTTCTTATACTCTTTCCACAGCCTCCTACACAATGTTCCATGAGTCTTAGTTGCAGGAGCTTTTTGTAGCTGTagccattgggactgggctccacatcTCTTTAATttgattggttatggttttctgtaatagtctctgtatgttgcaaagagaagtttcctttatGAAGAATGAAGACTATACTTACCCGTgaatataaggacaaatgtttatagattattCTTAGGGATTATGCTGGGTTAGTAAATTAGGGGTTATATATTCCCCTTCAATAACCACCACTTCCTGGTAACTAGGATTCCAGTACCAATCATATCCCTCTTGCtgagcaggtcttaagtccaaGTGTAGAGCTGTTGGTGTACCCTCAAGGTTATTGAGCCATTGATGTTTTTCAGATGTCATAGCTAAGTAGGGCTCTTCGttgtttccctcctttggaagtttgTATGGTACCTTCTAGACCTCCAGGAAGGTGAATTCAGGTCAGTTTCAGCTCAGGGGTCTCTCTGGGTTCTGTTTCTGAAatgcatggtatcttcagcaatagggacttaatTTCCTTTCACCTCTGGGGGGGTCACCTAAGGGTAATACCAATAGGCTGTACGATTTGGGATTCTCTAGGATAGCACAGGCCAACAACTAAAGAAGGCTTCTTAACTCAAAAAAgtgcttctcatgtctggtattGTGACTTTCATTAGGTTGTGTTTGGCTATTAGAGGGAACACtgtcagcccagatgagaaaagttcattaaaaccatatatttacacatgcatagaactgtatacattataaaatttattttaatttggtaaATAGTTAATTGATTCCATGTGGTTTATTGTTATATtaccctcctccttcctcctgtaCTTACCTTCCACAATGCTCCCTAAATAGAGATCACTCTCTGATATTACTCTCTTCATTGTTCCCAACAGGCTACATATTCTTATCTGTTGGAGTTAGGAGCCTCCAATGAGAGATaacatgtgatgtttgtctttttgagtttgGGTTACCAcattcaatatgatcttttctagttccatccatttacctgaaaatttcatgattctatttttctttacaatagAATACTATTAAGGGGAGAAATTTAAAGtattatcttttaatattaagtatccattttctaaaattttctctatcttttctAACAGCAATGCTCCTGCAATGATtattgtgaaatatttatttttatatctattcaaaagaaaatattacagaTCTAGTAGACATAAAGCCTTCTTAAGCTATGGTATTAAACCTCAGACATGCACAAATGAGCCTAATCCCATCTCCAtggtattttcatctttaaatgtatttataatgGAATGTGTATACTAATATATAGTGGCCAGAATGGTATGGATGTAATGGACCACTCTTGGGCTTGATTTGAGAGTTGATCTACAAGAGGGAATCTACACCTCATACTGTAAGGTCAAGTCAAAACCATATTACTGGAAAAAACCATAGGTCCTGTGGTGGAGGTTCTTAATGCTGTTTGACTCAGTACACAGAATCAAACTGCCTTAAAAACTCTTTCTACCCATAGACAAATGTTACTTTCAATCTCAATCAGAAAAGCCTACCTTTGCAAGCCAGTAAATGCAGGGATTTTTCTTTGCTCATAGCTCTTAGAAAAAGTGGTGGCTAAATGTTAATCCTAAATAAAACAGTTCATTCTAAGCCTTAGGcaaggcttagggaacattgtgaaagaatttaagagctgGAAGATAGGCCGATTAGCATATAACCACAGCTACAAAATGGCATCTTGTTAGTATGTCACAGCCGTTGCAATCATGAGCTGCCAGCAGTGTGGTTACATGCACAGGGCTCTGCCAGCAGTCAGTCCCAGACGGGGAAGAGACTCATGGTGCTTTGCCAATCCCTGATGGAGTTCTGGCTACTGATGAGTAATGGGCATTGAGGAGTCATTGCTTTCAGTTGTGTCCCCATCAGTGATAAGCTCATCAGGCTCCCTCCAGTGGGTAGttccaaactattttttttaCACAGGTAGTCCTGATTAAACACaaaggtcacaaaacaaaatcacaggaACATGACAAAGAAATTAGGGGTGGAGGTGGTAGGTTGACAGGTGTCAGGAAGATTAGAAAGGGCCAATATGAGAgtaatcaaaatgcattatatgcatgtatataatttctaaaaacaaatttaatttttcaaaaacctacagaattAGCCTCTGGGATCAATATTACAATGAAAAGAACAGATTAGAATTTGTGATGTATGAATTTGTATTCCTTAAAGACTTCCCTACTCAGTTCACTGATAGTcataaaatgtaatttctttAACACCCATAAAAATGGTTATCATTTATACCATACTAAAAGCATGAGGGACACTCTAGTATGGGATTTACATATATTAACTTAGTTCATCCCCATCATTACTCACTGAACAGATATTGTTATTATCCCCTCCTTACATATTCAAAGCACAGGTAATAAAATAGTCCTTGGAGACTCTAAAAATATAGTAAGAATAAAGATTAACAAAACTAGTAGAAGTAGCTTATCATTATCACATAGTGCATTCTCACATACGGATTCTGTATTAAATTTGCATTTAATTCTGACAAGTTTGCTATAAAACACACCTTACTTACTTTTccagaaaactaacaaaaaatttCAGCAATGCAAAGTTCCTCATGTTTCAACAGCTAATTAAGTTGTATAGCTAGTATTTAAAAGCATGTCCTTCTAAGGCTTTTAACCGTGAAGCATAATATCTCAGCAAATGCAAGAATGACAACAAACTGACAAATCTCACTCTACAGTGTTAGTCATTTATCTCTTGCCTTATTTTAAATAGCAAGAGAATGAATGAAGTGTGTAAAAAGGAAAGCAACTCATAAAATCCTGACACCTTTCCCCCTGTAATCATAAAAACCCCACATATTTGCCACTGATATTAAGTTACAGTCTTCAGCCTAGTACACATATGTaagaattgtttttcaaaatgaagaaaagccgggagttggtggcgcacacctttaatcccagcactcgggaggcagaggcaggcggatctctgtgagttcgaggccagcctggtctccagagcgaatgccaggataggctccaaagctacacagagaaaccctgtctcgaaaaaccaaaaaaaaaaaaaatgaagaaaattcagacttttaatgtttactttcctgcttattttctcaaatttcttactttctttaaaagaatttaagattttatttatttaatttatttgattgttttacctgcatatatattCCTGCATCATGTATGTGTCTAGTCCCCACAGACGTCACAGATGGTGTtagataccctagaactggatttacagattgTTGTGGGGCATCATatgtgttctgggaaccaaactcttcAAGACCAAGTATTCTTTACTACTGGGCATCAATCTTATCTCTTTAGccctctttttccattttgttttaacATGGAAGGGAtatctttatttcttcaaaataattATCATGATTAGGTTTTAGTTTTTCTATTACTAAATGCCATTACTGATAGACCTTGAACTTGAAATAAAAGTTCAAATGGTCTATCTCTTGTCCACAATTGAATGAACAGTTGCACAATGCAAACTTattcaaatgaaaatgattaCTTGGTATTTGAGATagtaaaaaaaatctcatttccaTCTGTGCAGGAATAAGAGATGAatttacaaaagaattaaaattatatttggcTCAAAGATGCCAGATAAATAGAAACATGATTATGGTTTACTCCAAAAGTTCTAAACTTACAGAATCCTCAATAAATCCTCAGTAAAAATGCATGCTTAAACAGGAGTAACATATATTAATTCCATACAGACAAAACGACATTGCCTTTAGTTTTAACTTTTAATATGTGTTCACAGAAGTCCAGTTCTTAAAATAGTCAATAATTGTTCAATGagtcatattttaattttctagaatAGAACAACACTATATAAAAACTTTACAATTTGTAAGATTATTTATACATGTcactttcaaattaatttttttggttttttgaggcagagtttctctgtggctttggaggctgtcctggaactagctcttgtagaccaggatggtctagaactcacagagtgctgggattaaaggtgtatgccagcactgcctggccaaattaattatttttaagtcatATAATCTTCTCCCTTTTCAACTTAACTTTCCCTGATCTAATCAACTGTGTTCTCCAAATCCTAAAATGATCTTCCCTTTTAACATGTGACAGCCTATCTTTTTCTGAGGGCAGGGTAGCCTTGACATTTTGATTAGTACTTATCAATGTCAGGAATTCATTTTCTCCTCCATCTCACTTGTTAAATAAATCTTGATACATTATTGGTACAGTTTGTATTAATAACATAATGGACATTTAAGATGAGTCATAGAGGAGACTACTAGGTGACTTCGTGTCTGGTCTCCGCAGCGGCGGTGACCACTGAGAGAAGGGCATGTTTGTGTAGTTGCCCAAGAAGCCTAACATCAAAATCTTCAGCGGGAGCTCCCACCAGGGCTTATCCCAGAAAATTGCTGACCGCATGGGCCTGAAGCTAGGCAAGGTGGTGACTAAGAAATTCAGCAACCAAGAGATCTGTGTGGAAATTGGAGAAAGTGTACGTGGAGAGGATATCTACATTGTTCAGAGTTGGTGTGGTGAGATAAATGACAATCTAATGGAGCTTCTGATCATGATTAATCCTTGCAAGATTGCTTCAGCCAGCCGGGTCACTGCAGTCATCCCATGTTTCCCTTATGCCTGCCAGGATAAGAAGGATAAGAGCCGGGCTCCCATTTTGGCTAGGCTTGTTGCAAATATGCTATCTGTAGCAGGAGTGGATCATATTATCACCATGGATCTACATGCATCTCAAATTCAGGGCTTTTTTGATATCCCAGTGGACAATTTGTATGCGGAGCCAGCTGTCTtaaagtggataaagaaaaatatatctgaGTGGAGAAACTGTACTATTGCCTCACCTGACACTGGTGGAGCCAAGAGTGACCTCCATTGCAGACCATTGAATGTGGATTTTGCCTTGATTCACAAGGAATGGAAGAAGGCCAAGGAAGTGGATTGCATGGTGCTAGTAGGAGATGTGAAGGATCGGGTGGCCATACTTGTGGATGACCTGGCTGACACTTGTGGTGCAATCTGTCTTGCTGCTGACAAACATCTCTCAATTGGAGCTACCAAAGTTTATGCTATCTTGACTCGTGGAATCTTTTCTGGCCCAGCCATTTCTTGCATCAACAACAAATGCTTTGAAGCAGTAGTAGTCACCAATACCATACCTCAGGGGGATAAGATGAAGCACTGCTCCAAAATCCAGGTGACTGACATCTCCATGATCCTTGCAGAAGCTATCAGGAGAACCCACAATGGAGAGTCGGTCTCCTACCTGCTCAGCCATGTTCCTTTATAATAGAATAACTTCTGaagcattttgaaaataaaaccaacccCACCCCTCATTTGGTGAGTTCATCAGAAGACCCAGCTTGCTCCAGTGTAGCTTTTTACATCCCACATTAGATACATTAGAATTTAGcctaaattggaaaaaaaaaaacattgtgatTAACTGCTAGGATGTCCTACTTGCATTGTTTCATCCTggctttcttgtttattttgtgaaCCTTGCAACTTTAACTGGAGCTCAGCTGCTGAAAGATGTATAGACTGTTGAGAGTATTCCACAAGGTCCTTAGGCTGTGATTGACAAAGCTCACACTCCATTGCATGTGACTGCTTTGGGGGTTTTCTTCATTCAGAATAACCAGCAACAAAGCCAACCCATATGTGATACATTTTCAGGTTTGTGCTACACTATTGCAAGAACACTGAGCATCCTTAAACATAATTCCAGTAGTTGAGCAACCTGATAGGCAGGGGCAGGTAGCTCAATGCAGTAATTTTGGGGAAGAAGAAGCCTGATCCATTGCTATCTGTTTAACTCCATAGCTTGAATTCTCTACAcatattcatttccattttgcTTTACCTTCAGCCATCTTCGCCTTTTCCTGGCCAAATACCAGGGATACTATAATCTTCTGTAAGATAGACTGCTTCTTGCTATGTAACTGCTAACATTCACATTAGAAAACTTGTAGCTCAATATTCCTTAGCCTATTACCACTGTGGTAGTAGGTTTTAGGTGGTGACATAGTGCCTTTTGATTAatttaagtatttaatttttcatctttcttggatccatttggcCTCTCAATTAAACAGATTTGTGCTAAACAATTTGGTGTTATAGTCTgttgtagaaaaaaaaacttactaaAATGTCTGTATGCAAAAAAAAGATGAGTCATAGAGATTTGCTGTACTTATCATTTGAAGTTTCAATTTTCCTTCAGAGTCATTTAGGGAAAAAGTGTTTCTCACAGGAGAGGATTGCGGGTActtatagctttttaaaaataaaacaaaaattgtcgggcattggtggcacatgcctttaatcccagcactcaggaggcagaggcaggcggatctctgagttcaaggccagcctggtcttcagagcgagtgccagcacagcctccaaagccacagagaaaccctgtctcgaaaaaccaaaaaaataaaaataaaacaaaaaatcattatgaaaatttaaacaaacatttaaaaagaaaaatttaaaaagatgtaaaatGCAACAAGCTTATATCTATACCATCAGAGatgagtatttttatttcataaacttCTCAATAAAGAGATGCCACTGTGTATGCTCTGTCCTTTCTTAAATGTATGGCTTTGAGACTACTAATAAACCTACATTGACTTGTAAACTTTTTCACCCCTGGAAGCAAAGACCAGTTACACATCAGAGGGTGAAGAGGAGTATGcatttttctcctcccttctatTGAATTCCACACCAAACTCCTCAGTAGACTACCTTGAACAGGGGAAGCTAATTACTTCTCCAAATGACACCTGAAGGCTACAGTCTATGACTTTGATACCTGTGGTTTTGGAGGATCTAGGGTTGGGCATAAGTATTAAATCATTTCACTATGTGAGAAAACTAATTGGACTAACTCTTCAAGATGTAGGCTAATGACCATCTGGTAGAATTGACAGTTATAAAGTACCTCTGCAGACAGACCAGTTAAAAAAAGGGGTTATtggcataaaaaataaaaaatagataaagatGAGCTTTAATATAGTTATGGAGGGAATTTGatacaaataaagacacaaagCCAATAACTGCTCTATTATTGTATTTGAAATTTGACACCTGCAAATAAGCTAAAATTAACaagtttgatttaattttagtagaaTGTCAATATGTTGTGAACATGGGCTCTTAGAAACTTAAACTCCCTATGCCATGTAACCTAAAATATTACCAGGTGGTAAGGGCATAGGCATCTTTGTGGGGAGCTTTCTATCAATTTCACTTGTAttggaattaaaattaaaattatagatGTATTGTTGTATTGTAGTCAGTTCCACTGGTTGGAAAATAAAGTGTTACCAAGGAAGTCTGTTCTTTATGATTAACAGTCCTACTGAAAAGGAAAACCACTCTTACTGAAGAACCACAGTTTCCTCTAATGTTCTGTGTGGGGAAGAGAACTTCAACACAAAAACCATCTTGGTTCTTCACTGATCTACTGCTCAGGAAACATTCATTCAGATTCAATCATGTGCGTGGGTGTATATGCACATTCTATAATTCCGTGTTTCAGTTCAtaaaatcattgttttaaaatgacaCTGCTTctcatgaatataaaataaataaaatgaatttttaaaatccaatttaCTAACATTATATACTCCAAAGCTCTTTTGGAAATTATGAAATAAACATACTTATTAAGTATATAATTTTAAGAATCACCATAACTTTAAAGATGCACTGACTTTTGAACTGAATCATCTTTCACGTGAGATTATCAAAATAGGCACCcccctacaacacacacacacacacacacacacacacacacacacacacacacacaccaaatagtTATTTAGTGGATGAGATTCAGCTCCATTTGAATTTTCCCAAGGGAAAAGTTTCTTCAATTTCTCATTGGTTTGAGGTCTTTGTCTTTGACATGGCTatgcataaataatatatatttactgAGGACTTCATTTGCTGATTACACATTCACTCAAGGCTTCCATGGCTcctccaaattaataaaaaaggaggaaCATGCCTTTTTCTCATACGTGTCTTCTGCCTTTTACTACTACTATATAGAAGGGAGAGACTGTAGTTTGGGCTGAACCCCTGTAGGCTGTAAGAAAGTGGTTAAAAACAGAGGTTCCACCAGGTGAGCATGGTAGTGCTTGCTTTTAATGTCTGCACTTGAGGTAAGAGATGGAAAATTGGAAGTTTAAAGTTATTCATGGCTGCacaatgagtttaaggccagcctggagtatgTGAGACCCTGTGTTATGTAAATAAAAGCTCAAGTTGTAATCTTGGACCTGCTATTTTCTGTGTTCTCAGGTTTGCTGTGCTTTTGTCTTCTTCTGTGTACACTAAGCTAATAATGAGACTATTAGTCTTGAAGTATTATGATGATTAAATAGAATAATTTATTTGAAGAGTTTAATACTGGCTAGAACAAAGTAAAGTTCAATAAACTAGTTATtgctattaaaattaattttgctactattgaAGGAGCTATTAGATAAATCTTATCACATGTTTGctgacaaatatttacagaaaatgtctgtcttttcctctgaGCTATGCCTATAAAATGATAATTTgctgtcccaacctgcaggacatcaacctgggacaagagagtcagggatagggaatggggacaaaagacgcagaaagaacgaccacaagacagaattctgatcaagtggcaaactttacttttttctcaggctagtttctatagtcggcagagcaggatatggggaggggtagaatgggttgtttgtgatccaggtgttagtgtaggcagaatATTAGGAAGctacaaagaggatgtttggcagggtaaagagttcatgagcaagaggtccaggaagggttgcctaggtgactgagcctgtggatggaagactgggtcaggttgtttcttttcttgagctgaggttctaaggagctgccaTGTAAAGATTAACTATGTGGCGTGCCAAACAtgacctaggatctcatgccaagccccgAGATTTGACTCCCAACAGTTTGCAAACAAGTTTCCTTCATAGTAAGTGTTTATTATGCTTATATGAGTATAAACtgaaatactaaaattaaaacatggctttgtttgtgtctgtccctaataaaaattattaaaagaacTAGTTGATGATAAGATTATTGAATCAGTTAAAAactttctttgtaaaaatcaCCAAATTGTAACATAAATACATATTCTTGTTTTAGTGAAAAAAATCTATGGTCTCATTCTGTTGTACATTGTACAGAATATAGATATGATATAATGGAAAATGTGTAACATATACA from Cricetulus griseus strain 17A/GY chromosome X, alternate assembly CriGri-PICRH-1.0, whole genome shotgun sequence encodes the following:
- the LOC100762070 gene encoding ribose-phosphate pyrophosphokinase 1 isoform X2 translates to MDLDTNYGLQWHQETQWSSEEVQTRKWTIPLSQVSIIAQSQGDPAGQCFQELSLHLHLFKLQAAAHHPANPPRQRQSVCLNHLVSSSTFLHSVHLPKKPNIKIFSGSSHQGLSQKIADRMGLKLGKVVTKKFSNQEICVEIGESVRGEDIYIVQSWCGEINDNLMELLIMINPCKIASASRVTAVIPCFPYACQDKKDKSRAPILARLVANMLSVAGVDHIITMDLHASQIQGFFDIPVDNLYAEPAVLKWIKKNISEWRNCTIASPDTGGAKSDLHCRPLNVDFALIHKEWKKAKEVDCMVLVGDVKDRVAILVDDLADTCGAICLAADKHLSIGATKVYAILTRGIFSGPAISCINNKCFEAVVVTNTIPQGDKMKHCSKIQVTDISMILAEAIRRTHNGESVSYLLSHVPL